GCGTCCACCGGCGCGCGCGCCAGCGGCTGCTCGCGGGCGAAGGCGAGGAAGTCCTCGACGATGCGCTGGAGGTAGGCGACCTCGCGCTGGATGCGGTCCACGTGGCTGTTCGCGTCCGCGTGGGAGCCCGCGCGCAGGTCCTCTTGTAACAGGCCGGAGAAGAGCGCGATGCCGCCCAGCGGGTTGCGCACTTCATGGGCCACGCCCGCGAGCATGAGCTTGAGCTGCCGGTCCCGGCTCTCCAGCGCGCCGCGCATGACCTCCAGCTCGCGCGCGAGCACGCCGATTTCGCGGGTGGGCTCCGGCGGCACGGGCGTGGTCAGGTCTCCCCGGGCGATTCTTAGCGCGGAGTCCATCAGCCGCCGCAGCGGACCGGCGAGGCCCCGGGCGGTGATGACGGCGATGATGGCGAGCGCGGCGAGCGCCACGGCGCTGGCCATGACGAAGGTGCGCCACAGCCGCCGCAGCGGTCCGAAGAAGGCCGCGCTGCCCTCCACGCCGATGGCTCCCACCACCTGGCCGTCCTGGACCACGGGGGCGTAGCCCGTCTTGTAGAGCAGCCCGTCGGAGCCGGTGAAGAGCACCTGGCTGGCGGCGCGCTTGCCCGCGAGGACACGCGTCAATTCCAGCCGGTCGCGCGCGAGGTCCGGCAGCTCGGTGCCCACGGGCAGGTTGCCGCCCACGTCCGCGCGCACGCGGCCCCGCGCGTCCACGGCGTAGACCCGGCGCACGCCGCTCGCGGTGCGCACGCCGTCCAGCAGCCGCACGAGGGCGCGCCAGGTGCGGGTGCCGGACACGTCGTCGCCGGGCTCGATGGTGAGCATGCGCTCGCCGCTGACCTGGCTGGCGGTGGCGGCGGCGAGCGCGGACAGGCTCGCGCCCAGCTCGTCCTCCAGGCTCGCGCGGGCCAGCGCGTACACGGACGCGCCCGCGAGCGACAGGAAGAGCAGGGTGGGCAGGAGGAACGCCAGCAGGAGCCGCGCGGACAGCGAGCCCAGCGCGTCCCGCAGACGGGAGGAATGAGGGCGATGCGTCATCCGGGCGGTGCTCCTCGCACCCTCGCATCAAACGGCATGCCTCCGTCCGTGGCCAGTCCTCGTTCCGCGTTCCGGAACGCGGCGCGGGAATCCCCCGAAGGAGGGATGTCTCCGATGCGACATGCGTGAGCAGATGGCGCGCGTGCCGTGGGCCCGCGCGCAGGGCCCTGTGCGTCAGGAATCAGTTCACGAAACACGTCAGACACGACTGGTAGATGTGAGTGATTGAGGGGGCGCGTCATGCTGACCGGATGGCTGGGACGATTCAGCGCGGGGCTGGTGGGGGTCCTGTCGCTCACGGCCTGCGGGACGCCGGGCTCCCGGACCCTGCCGGTGGGGATGCACGGCTACGGGCGCTATCGCAGCGCTTCACCGGCGTCGTTCACGCGCGACTCCGCCTGGGGCGGCGCGGGCTCGAACGGCACCGTGGGTGGAGAGGAATTGGGCCGCTACCTCGCGTTCATCCGCGAGAAGCGAGCCGCCTTGAAGCAGCCCGCCGTGATGGAGACGGAGCGCCAGGTGGGCCATGCCGCGCTCAACGACCTGATGCTCTGGGCGTCCGCGCGGACGGAGGCGGAGCTCGCGAAGGACGAGCCGTTGGAGGTGTACCTGCGGCTGAAGGCGAAGCACGCCGAGGCCCTGCTCGAGGACGGCAAGCGGTCCGCGCGGGCGGAGGCGAAGCTGGAGGAGTTCCACCGCTGGGCGGATGCTCGCCGTCAGGTCCTGGCGGACGCGCACTTCCGTCGGCTCGGGAGTGATGGGCTGCTCACCGAGAGCGCGCTCTACGAGGAGACGCAACTGGCGCTGGTGGATGCGGTGCTGGACTGGGCGTTCACGCATACAGAGGACCCGGACTTCCCGCGCAAGAGTCCCAGTGAGGTGGCGCTCTACCTGCTGGCGCGCGACAGCCTCCTGGCCTCCGCGGTGGAGGCGGGCCGCTTCGCGCCTCCGGTCTGGGACGCGGCCCTCGCGCCTCCGGGCATTCCGCCGGAGGAGGTGGTGCTGGAGATCGCCCTGGGCCTGCTGCCCGTCACCGGTGAGGTGGCGGACGTGGGCGGCGTGGTGCTGGGGAAGAGCCTCCTGGGCTACCCGCTGACGGACGGCGAGCGGCTGCTGTGCGCGGTGAGCGTGGCGCTGCCGGTGGTGTCGGGGCGCTTGCTGTCGGAAGGCGCTCAGGGGGCGGAGCGCGTCGCACTGCTCACGGGCCGGAGCCTGCGCGAGGTGCAGGTGTTGCAGCGGGTGGTGCAGCACCTGTCGCCGCGGGAGTCGCAGGAGCTTCGCCAGGTGCTGCGCGCGGCGGGGCGCGGTGAGGCCGTGTCCGCGGAGGACGTGGAGAAGCTGCGGGCCCTGGCGAAGCGGTTGGAGGCGCCGCTCGCGGAAGCCGGGCGCGTGCTGGCGCGGGGCAAGCGCGTGGCGCTGGTGGGCTCACGGGCGACGGCGGAGGGCGCGCGGCTGGTGCCGGGCAGCGCGGAGCACCTGGCGCAGGCGTGGGTGGACTACCAGTTCCGTCACCCGGGCAAATACCCGCGTTTCAATTACGCCGTGGATCCGGAGTGGGAGCGGCTCTACCAGACGGTCATCCAGAACAAGGGCGCGGGCACCGCGTTCGAACAGTCCGTGCTCCAGAGCCGGAAGCTGCCGAAGAACACGGACCTCCTGCTGCCACCTCCGGGGAGCAAGGCCCAGGGCTTCGTCCCGGATGCCGTGACGGGACACAAAGGCGACCTCGTCTGGGGGAGCCCCTACGACTTCGTGGAGGTGAAGGGCCGCAAGGAGATGGCGCTTAGTGGCAACCTCAAGGCCATGATTGAGTACGTGGAGTCATATGGCGGTTCCATCGAGCTCTGGATCCGCTCCGCCAGGCACTCAGAGGGTGCGACGAGGCTCACCGATCCGTTGATGCGGCGGTTGCGGTCCCTGGAACAGGACGGCAAGGCCCGCATCCAGTCTTTCCCGTGAGGACAGGTCATGGCCCGGCGGTCCCTCAACACCGAGTTCCACATGCCCCCGGGGCCTCCCGGGGAGCAAGTCGTCCGCGAACTCTTTCAGCGGATCTTCGGGGAGTACCGCTGGTTTCAGCCGAAGCGGTTCGGGCGTGCCTTGATGAATGAACGGGTCGAGCCTGGACCCGTGGATGTCGAGCCCTTCATCACCTACTACGGGGAGTTCAAGAGCATCACCATCGCAGCGGCAACGGACCGCGATTTCCTGATGCTCTCCCCCAGCAGGGACACGAAGCATTCCTTCATCGGCAAGCTGAGCTGGACGACTTCCGTCGCGGAAGCCAGGACCGCGCGCTGGCGCGAAGCACATCTGCGCCAGGTCGTCGAAGTCATGCGCCTGCTGGGCTCGCCGCTCGCCCAGTCCGGACTCGATGTCGACTTCGAGCGGAAGAACTGGCGGTGGGTTCCGAACGAAGACGGCTTCGGCTCCAGGCATGAGTTCAACCTGCGTGACTACAGCGAAGGCCTGGAAGGTCTCTACTGGCGCAACGTCTTCGGCGCCCCCTTCGTGGACCTCTTCGGCCCGCGCCTGGACGCCATCCCCGCGTCCCAGCGCCAGTCACTCGACGGGGGGCTCGTCCTCGTCCAGCCCTACGAGTTGCCCACCCAGGCCATGACTCCGGAAGGCGACGCCGCGGAAGGCCAGCTCATCGCCACCCTGGGCCGCGACGCCTTCTTCGACCTGCCCACCCTCACCAGGCCCACGCGTGTGCCGGACGTGTCCTGGATGCTGCACACGCACTGACGCACCCGACGTTCAGTCGAACATCGCCGCCAGCGCCTCGCTCAGGGTCTCCACGCCCACCACCTGGAGCTTCGTCGCCTCCACGCGCCGCGCGCTGCCCGCCGGCAGCACCACCCGCTGGAAGCCCATCTTCGCGGCTTCCGCGAGCCTCGGCTCCACCTGGCCCACCGCGCGCACCTCGCCCGCGAGCCCCACCTCTCCCAGCACCAGCGTCTTCGCGTCCAACGGCCGGTTCTGCAGGCTGCTCACCAGCGCGGCGCACACCGCCAAATCGCACGCCGGTTCACTCAACTGCATGCCGCCCGCCACGTTGACGAACAGGTCGCAGCCCACCAGTGGAATCTCCTCCTTCTTCTCCAGCACCGCCGCCAGCAGCGCCACGCGGTTGCCGTCCACGCCGATCGCCGTGCGCCTCGCCGTGCCGTAGCCCGTGGGCGCCACCAGCGCCTGCACCTCCACCAGCAGCGGACGGGTGCCGTTGAGCGTGCTCGTCACCACGCTGCCGGACTTGCCCTGCGGACGCTCGGAGAGGAACAGCGCGGACGGGTCCGCCACCTCCACCAGCCCCGCGCCCTTCATCTCGAAGACGCCAATCTCGTTCGTGCTGCCGAAGCGGTTCTTGTGCGCGCGCAACAGCCGGAACGGGTGGCCCCGCTCGCCCTCGAAGTAGAGGACCGTGTCCACCATGTGCTCCAGCACCCGGGGACCCGCGATGGAGCCCTCCTTCGTCACGTGGCCCACCAGGAACGTGGGCACCCCGCTGCGCTTGGCGAACGCCATCAGCCGGCCCGCCACCTCGCGCACCTGGGTGATGCTGCCCGGCGCGTTGCCCAACTCCGGCAGGTACATGGTCTGGATGGAGTCCACCACCAGCGCCTGCGGCTTCAGCGCCTCCGCCGCCTGGAGCACCCGGTCCGCGTCCGTCTCCGCGAACAGGTGGATGGCCTCGCTCTCCACCCGCAGGCGCTCCGCGCGCATCTTCGTCTGCCGCAGGCTCTCTTCACCCGACACGTAGAGCACCGGCCCGTGCCGCGACAGCTTGTCCAGCGCCGCCAGGAGCAGCGTGGACTTGCCGATGCCCGGGTCGCCGCCCAGCAGCACCAGCGAGCCGCCCACCACGCCGCCGCCCAGCACGCGGTCGAACTCCGTGATGCCCGTGCGCCGGCGGACTTCCGACTCACCCGTCACGTCCTGCAGCTTCACCGGCCGCGAGGAGCCCCCGGACGCGCCCCACGCCGGGCGCTTGTCGTCCACCTTCGCTTCGGTCTCCTCCAGGAGCGAGCTCCAGGCCCCGCAGTCCGGACACTTCCCGAGCCACTTCGCCGTCTGGTAGCCGCAGGCCTGACAGGTGTAGTGCGTCTTCGCCTTCGCCATGGGTCGGAGTGTCTACCCCAGACCCCTGACGTTTCCCTGCCTCATGCGCACGCCATGCCAGGAGAGCAGGCAAGCGTGATGTCGTGGATCAGGTAGCGGGTTGCCCCACAGGGGGGGACAGCCCAGTTTCTGGTCCACGGGCGACGCGAAACAGCGCGCCCCCCACACAGGGAGAGTGCCATGGGGATTATCGCGTTTCTGGTGATTGGTCTGGTCGCGGGTCTGATTGCGCGCGCCATCATGCCGGGCAACCAGTCGATGGGGCTCATCGCCACCACGCTGCTGGGCATCGCCGGTTCGTTCGTGGGCGGCTTCGTCGGTTCGCTGTTCTCTCGTGACGGGCGGGTCTTCGACCTGCACCCCACGGGCCTGCTGTTCTCCGTCCTGGGCGCACTGGTCGTGCTGTTCCTCGTGGGGCTCGCCGGCCGCGGCCGTCGCGTCCACGTCTAGTCCGTAGGGCTCCTCGACCGATGAGGCGGGAGACAGCCAGGGACGTCCGCCATGCGCGGGCGTCCCTTCTGTCTTTGCGGGCCTCTTGGGCGGGCCTCCCCCAGAGGAGAAAGGGGAGTCGTCAACCCCCTGTCCCAAGAGCGTTGACAATGGCCTCCGGGCCACGCACCGTCGGCCTCCTGACGTCTCCCAAGGAGCCCGCATGTCCGACACCGCCGAGTCCTTCCACGGCCACGCCCACCACGCCGCCCCCGCCCCGGAAGGGGTGACGGTGCGGCACGACTGGTCGCTCGCGGAGGTGAAGGCGCTGTACCAGTTGCCGCTGCTGGACCTGGTGCACAAGGCGCAGACGGTGCACCGGCAGGTGTTCGTGGAGAACAAGGTGCAGCTGTGTTCGCTGCTCTCCATCAAGACGGGCGGGTGTCCGGAGGACTGCGCGTACTGCCCGCAGGCGGCGCGCTACAAGACGGGCGTGAAGGCGGAGAAGCTGATGGCGGTGCCGGACGTGCTGGCCGCCGCGTCGCAGGCCCGTCAGGCCGGGGCCACCCGCTTCTGCATGGGCGCCGCGTGGCGCGAGGTGAAGGACGGCCCGCAGTTCGACAGCGTGCTGGAGATGGTGAAGGGCGTGCGGGCCCTGGGCATGGAGGCGTGCGCCACGCTCGGCATGCTCACCGACAGTCAGGCGAAGCGCCTGCGCGAGGCGGGCCTGTCCGCGTACAACCACAACCTGGACACGTCCCCGGAGCACTACGGCGACATCATCTCCACCCGCACCTATGACGACCGGCTGAAGACGCTCGACCGGGTGCGCGACGCGGGCATCTCCGTGTGCTGCGGCGGCATCATCGGCATGGGCGAGTCCGTGGAGGACCGCTGCAACCTCTTGCGCACGCTGGCCAACCAGGAGGTGCACCCGGAGTCGGTGCCCATCAACGCGCTCGTGCCCGTGGAGGGGACGCCGCTCGCGGAGCAGCACCGCGTGGAGACGGTGGACATGGTGCGCACCATCGCCACCGCGCGCCTGCTCATGCCCCAGGCCATGGTGCGCCTGTCCGCGGGCCGCATGCAGATGAATGAAGAGGCGCAGCTGCTCTGCATGATGGCGGGCGCCAACTCGCTCTTCTTCGGGGAGAAGCTGCTCACCACCGGCAACCCCGAGTACACCCAGGACATGGCGCTCCTGGAGAAGGCGGGCATCCGCCCCCTGGAGCCCCGGCAGGACCGGTGAGGCCCTCCACGCAGTGGGCGCGCGACGACCTGGAGGCCCTGTCCGCGAAGGGCCTCCGCCGCGCGCTGGAGCCGCTCGACTCACCCCAGGGCGCCGAGGTGCGCGTGGGGGACGGGTGGCTGGTCAACTTCTCCTCCAATGACTACCTGGGGCTCGCGGCGTCTCCCGCCGTGCGCGCCGCCGCCGCGTCCGCGCTGGAGCGCTACGGCGTGGGCACCGGCGCCAGCCGCCTGGTGGTGGGGGACATGGTGCCGCACCAGCGGCTGGAGGCGCGGCTCGCCCGCTTCGAGCGCGCGGAGGCCGTGCGCCTCTTCAACTCCGGCTACGCGGCCAACACCGGCATCCTGCCCGCGCTGGTGGGCCCCGGCGACGCGGTGTTCTCCGACGCCCTCAACCACGCCTCGCTGGTGGACGGCTGCCGGCTGTCCCGCGCGCGCGTCGTCGTCTACCCGCACTCGGACGTGGCCGCGCTCACCCGCGCGCTGGAAGAGACGCCCGCGCGGCGCAAGCTGGTCGTCACGGACAGCGTGTTCTCCATGGACGGGGACGTGGCCCCGCTGCGCGAGCTCCTGGCCGCGTGCGAGGCCCACGGCGCCGCGCTGATGGTGGACGAGGCGCACGCCACCGGCGTCCTGGGCGCGCGCGGCGCGGGCCTGTGCGAGGCGCTGGGCGTGGAGGACCGCGTGGACCTGCGCATGGGCACGCTGAGCAAGGCGCTGGGCGGGCTGGGCGCGTACGTGGCCACGTCGCGCGCGGTGGCGGACCTGCTGGTCAGCCGCGCCCGGCCGTTCGTCTACTCCACCGCGCTGCCCGCCGCCCTCTGCGCTGGCGCCGAGTGCGCGGTGGACCTGGTGGAGCATGACCCCGCCCCGCGCGAGCGGCTGTGGGGGCACATCCACCGTTTCACCGAGGGTCTGCGTGCGCTGGGACTGCCCGCCGAACCCCGGAGCGCCATCTTCCCGGTCATCCTGGGCGAGCCCTCGCGCGCGCTGGACGCGGCGAAGCGCCTTCGCGAGGCGGGCCTCCTGGTGAAGGCCATCCGCCCGCCCACCGTGCCCGAGGGCACCAGCCGGCTTCGCTTCTGTCTCTCCGCGGCCCATACGATGGGCCACATCGACCTGGCGCTGGAGGCCCTGCGCCGGGTGGGAGTCTCCCGTGGCCCCTGAGGCACTCCAGTTCTTCGTCACCGGCACGGACACCGGCGTGGGCAAGACGCAGGTGTCGTGCGCCTTGCTGTCGCTCCTGAAGGACGCGGGCCACGCGCCCCAGGGCTTCAAGCCCTACGAGAGCGGCTGCGCGTCCCTCAAGGCCCCGGCGGACGCGCTGGCCATGCGCGAGGCCGCGGGCAGCACGCTGCCGGTGGACGCCGTCTGCCCGCACCGCTTCAAGGCGCCGCTGGCCCCGGGCATCGCGGCGTCACGGCTGGGGACGGAGCCGGACTTCCGCGTGACGCTCGCGGCGTGGAAGCAGCTGAAGCGCGGGAGCGTGGTGGTGGAGGGGGCAGGGGGGCTGTTCGTCCCGGTGGATTCGAAGCGCGACGTGGTGGACCTCATCCAGGCCTTCCGCCTGCCCGTGGTGCTGGTGGCGCGCGCGGGGCTGGGCACGCTCAACCACGTGGCGCTGTCGCTGGAGGCGCTGGCCGCGCGCGAGGTGTCCGTGCGGGCGGTGGTGCTGTCACGCGGGGTGCCCGGACGTGACCTGGCGGAGCGGGACAACCGCCGCTACCTGGAGGCCCGCCATGGCGTGGAGGTCCTGGGTCCCGTGCCGTATGTGGAGGACGCAAAAAAGCGCCGGATGGCGTTCCGGCGAGCGCTGGCGCCGCTGGTGCCCGAACGCGCGCAGGCCCGATAAATCGGCCTCCGCCGCGTTCGCTGGAAAGGCGCGTGCTACAGGTCGCGCAAGTTTTCGCGTGGTGGTGGCCGTGATCTGGACGGCCCGTTTTTTCCGCGCGAGAAAGCCGGCACGAATGGCGGACATCATCGACATCACGCTCCTCGCGGACGTCCGACGCTTCTTCCAGAAGCTCATCGAACAGCGCGGGCTGTCCTACTTCCTCCAGAAAGACGGTCCGCGGCTCTTCCAGATTGAGCCGACGAAGGTCGAACTGGTCCTGCGCACCGCGATCCGCACCCGGAACCCGGAACTGCCCCGGCCGCACGAGAAGGCCATCGAGCACTGCCGCCTGGAGCTGCGCCGCGAGCTGATCCGCCGCGTGGCCAGCGCCATGCTCCAGACGGGGCTGTGAGCCGCTTCTCGCTCCGCACCGCCTTCCCGCGCACGCCCAACCCGCTGTCCCAGGCCCTCGCCATGCGCCACGCATGCGGGCTGCCCGTGCTGGACCTGGCGGAGACCAACCCCACCCGCGTGGGCCTGCCGCCGCCGCGCGTGAAGCTCGGGGCCCACCGCGGGACCTTCGACTACGCCCCGGAGCCCTTCGGCCTGCCGTCCGCGCGCGAGGCCGTGGCCACGCACCTGTCCCAGCGGGGGGCGCCCGTGGAAGCCCCGCACGTCGTGCTCAGCGCCAGCACCAGCGAGGCCTACGGCTGGATCCTGAAGCTGCTGTGCGACCCGGGGGACAACGTCCTCGTGCCGGCGCCCGGCTACCCGCTGGTGGAGGTCCTGGCGCGCCTGGAGGGCGTGCACGCGCGCTCCTACCGCCTGCCCGCCGTGCACGGCTTCGGGCTGGACGCGGCCCGGGTGGAGGCCGCCATCGACGCGCGCACCCGCGCGGTGGTGGTGGTGAACCCCGGCAACCCCACCGGCCACTTCCTCCATGAAGGGGAGCTGCACGCGCTCGCGGACGTGTGCGCGCGCCACGGCCTCACGTTGATCAGCGACGAGGTGTTCTCCGACTTCGCGTGGGATGAGGAAGCGGGACGGGTGACGTCCGTGGCGGGGCGTCCGCTGCCGTGCCTGACGTTCTCACTCTCCGGCCTGTCCAAGGTGGCGGGCCTGCCCGGCCTTAAGCTGGCGTGGCTGCACGTGGGCGGCCCCGCGCACGCGCGCGACGAGGCCCTGGCCCGGCTGGAGGACGTGGCGGACGCGGTGCTGTCGGTGGCCACGCCCGTGCAGCTCGCGCTGCCGGCGCTCCTCGCGCACGCGCAGCGCTTCCAGCAGGCGTTGTTGAAGCGGGTGAGGGGCAACCGGGAGCGGTTGCTTCGAGCGCGTCCGGCGGACGCCGCGTGGGACGTGGTGTCCTCGCACGGTGGCTGGAGCGCGGTGCTGCGCATCCCCCTTCACCCCGGCGAGGAGGCCACCTGCCTGCGGCTCCTGGAGGAGGGGGTGCGCGTGCAGCCGGGCTACTTCTACGACTTCGGCGGCGGTGCGTACCTCGTGCTGTCGCTGCTGCCGAAGCCCGAGGTCTTCACCGCCGCCCTGGAGCCGCTGGTGCGCGTGCTCAGTCCGTCGGCGGGTCGATGAGCTGCACGGTCTTGAAGGTGGTGCCCGTCACCTTGAACAGCTCGTAGGGGGAGGGCGCCTCGCCCGTCTCGTTGTTGAAGTTCAGCTCGCCGCTGGCGCCCCGGACGTCGATGACGGTGCCCGCGCGCAGCGCCTCGCGCGCCGCGGTGAACTGCGTGGAGCCCAGGGGATAGCTGGTCGCCGTCTGGCCGGACGCGGGCGTCAGCTTCGTGAGCCCCTCCGCGATGCGCGGGCCGGTCACCGGCTGCGGGTTGTTGGAGTCATTGCCCACCGCGTACGCCGAGCCCAGCGCCACCAGGTACATGGCGTCGTACGCGTGCGCGGTGAAGGAGTACTGCCCGGGGTCCGTGCTGTAGGCGGTGATGAAGCGGTCCGCGAAGAGCTTGTACGTGGCGTCGTTGGGACGCGCGGACGCGGGGGCAGTTCCGTACGTGCCCGACAGCTCCGTCTCGACCTCCTTGCGGGAGGTCAGCAGCGTGCGGTCCTTGCTGGCGTCGGTGAGGAACCAGCGGTTCCCGTAGGCCATGCCCACCTTCGCGTCGATGGCCTCCAGCAGCAGGCGCGAGTTGTCCTCGGGGAAGCCCGCCAGCACCGTCATGTCCGGCTTGAAGGACACCAGCCGGCCCACCGCGCCGCTCACGGCCTCGTTGCGGTTGTACTGCGCGCCCGCGACGTTGTCCTTGTTGGGGATGCGGTTCTGGATGGCGTCGAAGAGGCCGGTTCCGTACGAGTCACTGACGTACGCCACGCCCACCTTGGTCGGAGGGGTGAACGTCACGCCCGGGTCGTTGATGGGCGTGACGCCCTGGAGCACGTTCGCGATGACGCGGCCCTGGAGCACGTCCGAGGGCGTGGTGCGCCAGACCAGGCCCACGCTGCCGCCGTTCTTGTCCGACAGCGTGGTGAACGCGGAGCTCGTGGCCGTGTGGCTCATCAAGAGCACGTTCTTGGGCGTGGTGACCTCATGGATGGCGAGCGTCTGCGCGCTGCCCGCGCTGAAGATCGCCACCGCGCCCTTGTCATTCACCATCCAGTTGGCCTGCGTCACCGCCCGGTTGCTGTCCGCGCCGGTGTCGCAGACGTACATGACGAACTGGCGGCCACCCACGCCCTGCGCCTGGTTCACCTCGTCCAGCGCCAGCTTCAGGCCGTTGAAGCGCTGCTGTTCAATCTCCGCGTTGCCGCTCGCGTTGGTGAGCGGCAGCGCCGCGCCCAGCACGATGGGGTTCGCCGCGGACGTGGCGCCCACCACCTGGTTGCACCCGGCGGGCTGCGGCAGGCAGAAGCCGGAGGTGCAGACGCTGTTGGCGCCGCAGTCACTGCTCGTCGTGCATTCGGACAGGCCGCCCGCCGTGGTGAAGCTGCACCCGGACGACAGCAGCGCCATGCCCAACGTCATCATTCCCAGCGCGCGCATCAGAAACGACCCTCCATGCCGACCCCGGCGCCGCGCGGCGCGAGCGTCACGCGGACCTCGCCCTGCGCGGGAGGGCCCTCTTTGGGATA
The sequence above is drawn from the Corallococcus sp. NCRR genome and encodes:
- a CDS encoding sensor histidine kinase, with translation MTHRPHSSRLRDALGSLSARLLLAFLLPTLLFLSLAGASVYALARASLEDELGASLSALAAATASQVSGERMLTIEPGDDVSGTRTWRALVRLLDGVRTASGVRRVYAVDARGRVRADVGGNLPVGTELPDLARDRLELTRVLAGKRAASQVLFTGSDGLLYKTGYAPVVQDGQVVGAIGVEGSAAFFGPLRRLWRTFVMASAVALAALAIIAVITARGLAGPLRRLMDSALRIARGDLTTPVPPEPTREIGVLARELEVMRGALESRDRQLKLMLAGVAHEVRNPLGGIALFSGLLQEDLRAGSHADANSHVDRIQREVAYLQRIVEDFLAFAREQPLARAPVDAPDLVSNACELLSVEAQGKGVTLDVAAAPAHLEADGSLLTAALVNLVKNAVQAAPGGSHVRIRGEVRDGRYAIDVQDAGPGVPEAERERIFEPFFTTREQGTGLGLPLARKIVRAHGGELSLRSTPGETVFTLTLPCPPDATGRGANA
- the radA gene encoding DNA repair protein RadA, with translation MAKAKTHYTCQACGYQTAKWLGKCPDCGAWSSLLEETEAKVDDKRPAWGASGGSSRPVKLQDVTGESEVRRRTGITEFDRVLGGGVVGGSLVLLGGDPGIGKSTLLLAALDKLSRHGPVLYVSGEESLRQTKMRAERLRVESEAIHLFAETDADRVLQAAEALKPQALVVDSIQTMYLPELGNAPGSITQVREVAGRLMAFAKRSGVPTFLVGHVTKEGSIAGPRVLEHMVDTVLYFEGERGHPFRLLRAHKNRFGSTNEIGVFEMKGAGLVEVADPSALFLSERPQGKSGSVVTSTLNGTRPLLVEVQALVAPTGYGTARRTAIGVDGNRVALLAAVLEKKEEIPLVGCDLFVNVAGGMQLSEPACDLAVCAALVSSLQNRPLDAKTLVLGEVGLAGEVRAVGQVEPRLAEAAKMGFQRVVLPAGSARRVEATKLQVVGVETLSEALAAMFD
- a CDS encoding GlsB/YeaQ/YmgE family stress response membrane protein, with the translated sequence MGIIAFLVIGLVAGLIARAIMPGNQSMGLIATTLLGIAGSFVGGFVGSLFSRDGRVFDLHPTGLLFSVLGALVVLFLVGLAGRGRRVHV
- the bioB gene encoding biotin synthase BioB, producing the protein MSDTAESFHGHAHHAAPAPEGVTVRHDWSLAEVKALYQLPLLDLVHKAQTVHRQVFVENKVQLCSLLSIKTGGCPEDCAYCPQAARYKTGVKAEKLMAVPDVLAAASQARQAGATRFCMGAAWREVKDGPQFDSVLEMVKGVRALGMEACATLGMLTDSQAKRLREAGLSAYNHNLDTSPEHYGDIISTRTYDDRLKTLDRVRDAGISVCCGGIIGMGESVEDRCNLLRTLANQEVHPESVPINALVPVEGTPLAEQHRVETVDMVRTIATARLLMPQAMVRLSAGRMQMNEEAQLLCMMAGANSLFFGEKLLTTGNPEYTQDMALLEKAGIRPLEPRQDR
- the bioF gene encoding 8-amino-7-oxononanoate synthase, translating into MRPSTQWARDDLEALSAKGLRRALEPLDSPQGAEVRVGDGWLVNFSSNDYLGLAASPAVRAAAASALERYGVGTGASRLVVGDMVPHQRLEARLARFERAEAVRLFNSGYAANTGILPALVGPGDAVFSDALNHASLVDGCRLSRARVVVYPHSDVAALTRALEETPARRKLVVTDSVFSMDGDVAPLRELLAACEAHGAALMVDEAHATGVLGARGAGLCEALGVEDRVDLRMGTLSKALGGLGAYVATSRAVADLLVSRARPFVYSTALPAALCAGAECAVDLVEHDPAPRERLWGHIHRFTEGLRALGLPAEPRSAIFPVILGEPSRALDAAKRLREAGLLVKAIRPPTVPEGTSRLRFCLSAAHTMGHIDLALEALRRVGVSRGP
- the bioD gene encoding dethiobiotin synthase, which encodes MAPEALQFFVTGTDTGVGKTQVSCALLSLLKDAGHAPQGFKPYESGCASLKAPADALAMREAAGSTLPVDAVCPHRFKAPLAPGIAASRLGTEPDFRVTLAAWKQLKRGSVVVEGAGGLFVPVDSKRDVVDLIQAFRLPVVLVARAGLGTLNHVALSLEALAAREVSVRAVVLSRGVPGRDLAERDNRRYLEARHGVEVLGPVPYVEDAKKRRMAFRRALAPLVPERAQAR
- a CDS encoding pyridoxal phosphate-dependent aminotransferase yields the protein MSRFSLRTAFPRTPNPLSQALAMRHACGLPVLDLAETNPTRVGLPPPRVKLGAHRGTFDYAPEPFGLPSAREAVATHLSQRGAPVEAPHVVLSASTSEAYGWILKLLCDPGDNVLVPAPGYPLVEVLARLEGVHARSYRLPAVHGFGLDAARVEAAIDARTRAVVVVNPGNPTGHFLHEGELHALADVCARHGLTLISDEVFSDFAWDEEAGRVTSVAGRPLPCLTFSLSGLSKVAGLPGLKLAWLHVGGPAHARDEALARLEDVADAVLSVATPVQLALPALLAHAQRFQQALLKRVRGNRERLLRARPADAAWDVVSSHGGWSAVLRIPLHPGEEATCLRLLEEGVRVQPGYFYDFGGGAYLVLSLLPKPEVFTAALEPLVRVLSPSAGR
- a CDS encoding ABC transporter substrate-binding protein, giving the protein MRALGMMTLGMALLSSGCSFTTAGGLSECTTSSDCGANSVCTSGFCLPQPAGCNQVVGATSAANPIVLGAALPLTNASGNAEIEQQRFNGLKLALDEVNQAQGVGGRQFVMYVCDTGADSNRAVTQANWMVNDKGAVAIFSAGSAQTLAIHEVTTPKNVLLMSHTATSSAFTTLSDKNGGSVGLVWRTTPSDVLQGRVIANVLQGVTPINDPGVTFTPPTKVGVAYVSDSYGTGLFDAIQNRIPNKDNVAGAQYNRNEAVSGAVGRLVSFKPDMTVLAGFPEDNSRLLLEAIDAKVGMAYGNRWFLTDASKDRTLLTSRKEVETELSGTYGTAPASARPNDATYKLFADRFITAYSTDPGQYSFTAHAYDAMYLVALGSAYAVGNDSNNPQPVTGPRIAEGLTKLTPASGQTATSYPLGSTQFTAAREALRAGTVIDVRGASGELNFNNETGEAPSPYELFKVTGTTFKTVQLIDPPTD